The following are from one region of the Melaminivora suipulveris genome:
- a CDS encoding tetratricopeptide repeat protein — protein sequence MADASQSRLVYAALLILAVAAVYAPGLNNGLLFDDLRLQDGTIFERYGSLAQFKARMLSYGSFVWVQQLFGEGWWKQRIVNVALHLGVVAALYAFLQALVGTARFPASFEEHEHFARSRTAALRVGVALFALNPVAVYAVAYLTQRSIVMATLLALLACWAFVRGLQTRRWPWFAGALLAYVLAVLAKEYAVMTAALSVPLYLYVRRPTWQQAALIVAGALVLVGAAIAVLLGLYGNLIGNLIDDQSVDFVRQLEAVQPGVGARMYALSILNEAALFFRYGLLWALPNVQWMSIDLRPAFPLSFASPWHLAGALAYVALLLAALWLVVRRSDLWGLAALLLLMPLLLYATEFAVVWVQDPFVLYRSYLWAVALPGLLAIVLTGFRPRSIYIAGIVVGIAFAALATERVLSLRDAGSAWADATEKIDTQAPANAVGRSRAFLNLGSYRLEKGLYAQAERDFATADALGDPRGNARFSIGMALQQQKRHAEALKAFDAAQARGYSGQSLHFQRGESAMAVGDFALAFRSFDAAGRAPTETDEGSDKLLQLIALRRAEAAIGANQFDAAIEGFTELLKQSPGNPRLEMGLGMALVGKGDSRRALALFDQLLARTPTAAAFYGRGMAHRAAGDLAASLKDMDQALRLDPRNAQFRSVREQIAAEAARGGAARPAR from the coding sequence ATGGCCGACGCCTCCCAATCACGGCTCGTGTATGCCGCCCTGCTCATCCTGGCCGTGGCTGCGGTCTATGCGCCAGGGCTGAACAACGGCCTGCTGTTCGACGATCTGCGCCTGCAGGACGGCACCATCTTCGAGCGCTATGGCAGCCTGGCGCAGTTCAAGGCGCGCATGCTGTCCTACGGCAGCTTCGTCTGGGTGCAGCAGCTCTTTGGCGAGGGCTGGTGGAAGCAGCGCATCGTCAACGTGGCGCTGCACCTGGGCGTGGTCGCGGCGCTGTATGCGTTTTTGCAGGCCCTCGTGGGCACGGCGCGCTTTCCGGCCTCGTTCGAGGAGCACGAGCACTTTGCGCGCTCGCGCACCGCCGCGCTGCGCGTGGGCGTGGCGCTGTTCGCGCTCAATCCGGTGGCCGTCTATGCCGTGGCCTACCTCACGCAGCGCTCCATCGTCATGGCGACGCTGCTGGCGCTGCTGGCCTGCTGGGCCTTCGTGCGCGGCCTGCAGACGCGGCGCTGGCCGTGGTTCGCCGGCGCCCTGCTGGCCTATGTGCTGGCGGTACTGGCCAAGGAATACGCGGTCATGACCGCCGCCCTGAGCGTGCCGCTGTACCTGTACGTGCGCCGCCCGACCTGGCAGCAGGCGGCGCTGATCGTCGCCGGCGCGCTGGTGCTGGTGGGCGCGGCCATCGCCGTGCTGCTGGGTCTGTACGGCAACCTGATCGGCAATCTGATCGACGACCAGTCGGTCGACTTCGTGCGCCAGCTGGAAGCCGTGCAGCCGGGCGTGGGCGCGCGCATGTATGCGCTGAGCATCCTCAACGAAGCCGCGCTGTTCTTTCGCTATGGCCTGCTGTGGGCGCTGCCCAATGTGCAGTGGATGTCCATCGACCTGCGGCCGGCCTTCCCCTTGAGCTTCGCCTCGCCCTGGCACCTGGCGGGCGCGCTGGCCTACGTGGCGCTCCTGCTGGCCGCGCTGTGGCTGGTCGTCCGCAGAAGCGACCTGTGGGGCCTGGCGGCGCTGCTGCTGCTCATGCCGCTTCTCCTGTACGCGACCGAGTTCGCAGTGGTCTGGGTGCAGGACCCGTTCGTGCTGTACCGCAGCTACCTGTGGGCGGTGGCGCTGCCGGGGCTGCTGGCCATCGTGCTGACGGGCTTTCGGCCGCGCAGCATCTACATCGCCGGCATCGTGGTCGGCATCGCCTTCGCGGCGCTGGCGACCGAGCGCGTGCTGTCGCTCAGGGACGCCGGCAGCGCCTGGGCCGACGCCACCGAGAAGATCGACACGCAGGCGCCCGCCAACGCCGTGGGCCGCAGCCGCGCCTTCCTGAACCTGGGCAGCTACCGCCTGGAAAAAGGCCTGTACGCCCAGGCGGAACGCGATTTCGCCACCGCCGACGCGCTGGGCGATCCGCGCGGCAATGCCCGCTTCAGCATCGGCATGGCCTTGCAGCAGCAAAAAAGGCATGCCGAGGCGCTCAAGGCCTTCGATGCGGCGCAGGCGCGCGGCTATTCGGGCCAGTCGCTGCATTTTCAGCGCGGCGAATCGGCCATGGCGGTGGGGGATTTCGCGCTGGCGTTCCGGTCGTTCGACGCCGCCGGCCGCGCCCCCACCGAGACCGACGAGGGCAGCGACAAGCTGCTCCAGCTCATCGCCCTGCGCCGCGCCGAAGCGGCCATCGGCGCCAACCAGTTCGACGCCGCCATCGAAGGCTTCACCGAACTGCTGAAACAAAGCCCCGGCAACCCGCGTCTGGAAATGGGCCTGGGCATGGCGCTGGTCGGCAAGGGCGACAGCCGGCGCGCGCTGGCGCTGTTCGACCAGTTGCTGGCGCGCACGCCCACGGCGGCCGCCTTCTACGGCCGCGGCATGGCGCACCGCGCGGCGGGGGATCTGGCAGCCAGCCTCAAGGACATGGACCAGGCGCTGCGCCTGGACCCGCGCAACGCGCAGTTCCGCAGCGTGCGCGAGCAGATCGCCGCCGAGGCCGCACGCGGCGGCGCGGCCAGGCCGGCGCGCTGA